Proteins encoded by one window of Bactrocera oleae isolate idBacOlea1 chromosome 4, idBacOlea1, whole genome shotgun sequence:
- the cyp33 gene encoding peptidyl-prolyl cis-trans isomerase E, translating into MSNDKRTIYVGALADEVTEKLLNDAFIPFGDIADIQMPVDYESQKHRGFAFIEYEMSEDAAAAIDNMNDSELCGRTIRVNLAKPVRIKEGSFKPVWADDDWLQKHAGATLKEEETENTVGTNVESADTTASKPSGPVVIEKAEKRNPQVFFDIRIGGHDVGRIIMLLRADVVPKTAENFRALCTHEQGFGYKGSIFHRVIPEFMCQGGDFTNNNGTGGKSIYGKKFADENFTLKHNGFGTLSMANSGPNTNGSQFFICTTKTVWLDNKHVVFGHVISGADVVRKMERCGSKAGTTTQKIVIYSCGELK; encoded by the exons ATGTCTAACGATAAACGTACTATTTACGTCGGAGCATTAGCAGATGAAGTGACGGAGAAGCTACTTAATGATGCTTTCATACCCTTTGGCGATATTGCCGATATACAAATGCCGGTCGACTATGAGTCGCAAAAGCATCGTGGATTCGCATTTATAGAATATGAAATGTCGGAGGATGCCGCTGCAGCGATAGATAATATG AATGACTCGGAACTTTGCGGTCGAACGATACGTGTAAATCTCGCTAAGCCAGTGCGCATTAAAGAGGGAAGCTTTAAGCCTGTTTGGGCTGACGATGATTGGTTGCAGAAACATGCCGGCGCTACACTGAAAGAAGAAGAAACTGAGAACACAGTTGGCACTAATGTCGAGAGTGCCGATACAACTGCTAGCAAGCCTAGTGGACCCGTGGTTATTGAGAAAGCAGAGAAACGTAATCCTCAAGTTTTCTTCGACATACGAATAGGTGGTCATGATGTGGGTCGCATTATAATGCTACTGCGCGCCGACGTAGTGCCGAAAACAGCGGAAAATTTTCGTGCGCTCTGCACGCATGAGCAAGGCTTCGGCTATAAAGGTAGTATTTTTCATCGCGTCATACCAGAATTC ATGTGCCAAGGTGGTGATTTTACTAATAACAATGGCACTGGAGGAAAATCTATATATGGCAAGAAGTTTGCAGATGAAAATTTCACTCTCAAACACAATGGATTTGGAACGCTATCAATGGCTAACTCAGGACCCAATACAAACGgctcacaattttttatatgtaccaCTAA AACGGTTTGGCTAGACAACAAACACGTGGTTTTCGGACATGTAATTAGCGGAGCAGATGTTGTACGAAAAATGGAACGATGTGGAAGTAAAGCTGGTACCACaacacaaaaaattgtaatatattcaTGTGGAGAATTGAAATAA